A window from Mesorhizobium sp. WSM2240 encodes these proteins:
- the mraY gene encoding phospho-N-acetylmuramoyl-pentapeptide-transferase: MLTLLVNFADQVSVFNIFRYITFRTGGALITAALMVFIFGPMIINSLRIRQGKGQPIRADGPQTHFKKAGTPTMGGLMIISGIVGSSLLWANITSVYVWVVLLVTLGFGTIGLYDDYLKVTKQSHLGFSGKARLGIEFMIAAIAAWAIMHNGQEPFSSSLTFPFVKDFLINLGWFFIPFACIVIVGAGNAVNLTDGLDGLAIVPIMIAAASFGVIAYLSGNAVFAEYLQIHFVPGTGELAVILGAVIGAGLGFLWFNAPPAAIFMGDTGSLALGGLIGTIAVATKHEIVLAIIGGLFVMEALSVIIQVGFFKMTGRRVFLMAPIHHHFEKLGWTESQVVIRFWIIAVILALVGLSTLKLR, from the coding sequence ATGTTAACGCTGCTCGTCAATTTTGCGGACCAGGTCTCGGTCTTCAACATATTCCGCTACATCACGTTCCGGACAGGCGGAGCGCTGATAACTGCGGCGCTGATGGTCTTCATCTTTGGGCCGATGATCATCAATTCGCTGCGCATCCGCCAGGGCAAGGGCCAGCCGATCCGCGCCGACGGGCCGCAGACCCATTTCAAGAAGGCCGGCACGCCGACGATGGGCGGGCTGATGATCATCTCCGGCATCGTCGGTTCGTCGCTGCTGTGGGCCAACATTACCAGCGTCTACGTCTGGGTGGTGCTTCTGGTGACGCTGGGCTTCGGCACGATCGGGCTGTACGACGACTATCTGAAGGTGACCAAGCAGTCGCATCTCGGATTTTCCGGCAAGGCGCGGCTCGGCATCGAATTCATGATCGCGGCAATCGCCGCCTGGGCGATCATGCACAACGGCCAGGAGCCGTTCTCATCGTCGCTGACCTTTCCGTTCGTGAAGGACTTCCTCATCAATCTCGGCTGGTTCTTCATTCCGTTCGCCTGCATCGTGATCGTCGGGGCCGGCAATGCCGTCAACCTGACGGACGGGCTGGATGGGCTGGCGATCGTGCCGATCATGATCGCCGCCGCCTCGTTCGGCGTCATCGCCTATCTTTCGGGTAACGCCGTATTCGCCGAATATTTGCAGATCCACTTCGTGCCCGGAACCGGCGAACTGGCGGTCATCCTTGGCGCGGTCATCGGCGCGGGGCTTGGTTTCCTATGGTTCAACGCGCCGCCGGCGGCAATCTTCATGGGCGACACCGGCTCGTTGGCGCTGGGGGGGCTGATCGGCACGATCGCTGTCGCCACAAAGCACGAAATAGTTCTGGCCATCATCGGCGGCCTGTTCGTTATGGAGGCGCTTTCGGTTATCATACAGGTCGGCTTCTTCAAGATGACCGGCCGGCGCGTGTTCCTGATGGCGCCCATCCATCATCATTTCGAAAAGCTCGGCTGGACGGAAAGCCAGGTGGTGATCCGCTTCTGGATCATCGCCGTCATTCTGGCGCTGGTCGGGCTCTCGACCCTGAAGCTGCGATAG
- the ftsW gene encoding putative lipid II flippase FtsW, translating into MASRLDRSPVATWWWTVDRWFLAAFLSLMGLGIILSFAASPAVAERIGLGSFHFATRQIVFMIPALAAMISVSFLEAREVRRLSLVMLCGSLLLMVAVLYIGVEVKGAHRWISFFGISVQPSEFMKPAFVIVCAWLFAEHARQPDIPGNLFAVILLGLVVALLVAQPDLGQTILVVGTWGVMFFMAGMPWLWIIVIGAIGAAGAISAYTIFPHVAGRIDRFLTGEGDTFQVDMGREAVVQGGWFGVGPGEGTIKRVIPDSHADFVFAVAGEEFGIVLCFLILGIFAFIVLRGLNTALKEHDDFTRYAVAGLVVVFGFQSIINMGVNLQMMPAKGMTLPFISYGGSSLIAIAISMGMVLALTRKKPEKRKQLGFPELSRRPAPAE; encoded by the coding sequence ATGGCTAGCCGGCTGGACAGGAGCCCTGTCGCAACATGGTGGTGGACGGTTGATCGCTGGTTTCTTGCGGCTTTCCTGTCGCTGATGGGGCTGGGCATCATTCTGTCATTTGCCGCGAGTCCGGCGGTCGCCGAACGTATCGGCCTCGGCAGCTTCCATTTCGCGACCCGCCAGATCGTCTTCATGATCCCGGCTCTAGCGGCGATGATCTCGGTTTCGTTCCTCGAAGCGAGAGAGGTACGGCGGCTGTCGTTGGTAATGCTGTGCGGTTCACTCCTGCTGATGGTGGCGGTGCTCTATATCGGCGTCGAAGTGAAGGGCGCGCATCGCTGGATCTCGTTCTTCGGTATTTCGGTCCAGCCGTCGGAATTCATGAAGCCCGCTTTCGTCATCGTCTGCGCATGGCTGTTTGCCGAGCATGCGCGGCAACCCGACATTCCCGGCAATCTGTTTGCGGTGATCCTGCTCGGCCTGGTGGTGGCGCTGCTGGTGGCGCAGCCCGATCTCGGGCAGACGATCCTGGTCGTCGGCACCTGGGGCGTGATGTTTTTCATGGCCGGCATGCCCTGGCTGTGGATCATCGTCATCGGCGCGATCGGCGCTGCTGGCGCGATCAGCGCCTATACGATCTTCCCGCATGTCGCCGGCCGCATCGACCGCTTTCTGACCGGCGAGGGCGACACGTTCCAGGTCGATATGGGGCGTGAGGCCGTGGTGCAGGGCGGCTGGTTCGGCGTCGGGCCGGGCGAGGGCACGATCAAGCGCGTTATTCCCGACAGCCACGCCGACTTCGTCTTCGCCGTCGCCGGCGAGGAGTTCGGCATCGTGCTCTGCTTCCTCATCCTCGGCATCTTCGCGTTCATCGTCCTGCGCGGGTTGAACACCGCGCTCAAGGAACATGACGACTTCACCCGCTATGCGGTGGCCGGGCTGGTCGTGGTGTTCGGCTTCCAGTCGATCATCAATATGGGCGTGAACCTGCAGATGATGCCGGCCAAGGGCATGACCCTGCCTTTCATCTCCTATGGCGGCTCGTCGCTGATCGCCATCGCCATCTCGATGGGCATGGTTCTGGCGTTGACACGCAAGAAGCCGGAGAAACGCAAGCAGCTGGGTTTCCCCGAGCTCTCGCGGCGGCCCGCGCCGGCGGAATAG
- a CDS encoding UDP-N-acetylmuramoylalanyl-D-glutamyl-2,6-diaminopimelate--D-alanyl-D-alanine ligase yields MSYLWTSDALVAAMGGRPLGHMPEGVAGISIDSRSLKPGEAFFAIKGEAMDGHDFATAAVKAGAGLLVVAEGKLPALGRLTAPMIVVPDVLAALEKAGIAARARTQAKIIAVTGSVGKTTTKEALRHVLSSAGKVHASDKSFNNHWGVPLTLARMPEDCDYAIFEIGMNHAGEIRPLARMVRPHVAIVTLVAPAHLGHFKNLDEIARAKAEIFEGVEPGGYALINRDDQRWKLLEKLAKDAGVAHIVGFGENARAHFKLMRHELFPDHSTIAVKIGGKEITAEIGAPGRHIVQNTLAVLGAARLVGADMDKVATALGSLAAESGRGKRHTLQHSDGPFALIDESYNANPASMKAAIDLLAATPVSGKGRRVAVLGDMLELGGHSAKLHAALAEPIADASIDLVLMGGPDMKALAEALPDAIPSEYRASAEELRPVVFENIRAGDVVMVKSSKGIGFAKLVDALIKQFPADAGRATPG; encoded by the coding sequence ATGAGCTATTTGTGGACCTCGGACGCGCTGGTGGCAGCGATGGGCGGCCGGCCCCTCGGCCACATGCCGGAAGGCGTCGCCGGGATATCCATCGACAGCCGCAGCCTGAAGCCCGGCGAAGCCTTCTTCGCGATCAAGGGCGAGGCCATGGACGGACATGACTTCGCGACCGCGGCCGTCAAGGCGGGCGCCGGGCTGCTTGTGGTCGCGGAAGGCAAGCTGCCGGCGCTCGGGCGACTGACCGCACCGATGATCGTGGTGCCCGACGTGCTTGCTGCGCTCGAAAAGGCAGGAATAGCGGCGCGTGCCCGAACGCAGGCCAAGATCATCGCGGTGACGGGTTCGGTCGGCAAGACGACCACCAAGGAAGCGCTGCGGCACGTGCTGTCCTCGGCCGGCAAGGTGCATGCGTCGGACAAGTCGTTCAACAATCATTGGGGCGTACCGCTGACGCTGGCGCGGATGCCCGAGGATTGCGACTACGCAATTTTCGAGATCGGCATGAACCATGCGGGTGAAATTCGTCCGCTGGCAAGGATGGTTCGGCCGCATGTCGCCATCGTCACGCTGGTCGCTCCGGCCCATCTCGGGCATTTCAAGAATCTTGACGAAATCGCCCGCGCCAAGGCGGAGATATTCGAGGGTGTGGAGCCGGGCGGCTATGCCCTGATCAACCGTGACGATCAGCGCTGGAAGCTTCTGGAAAAGCTGGCGAAAGACGCTGGTGTCGCCCACATCGTCGGCTTCGGCGAGAACGCGCGCGCACACTTCAAGCTGATGCGGCATGAGCTCTTCCCCGACCATTCGACCATTGCGGTCAAGATAGGCGGCAAGGAGATCACGGCCGAGATCGGCGCGCCGGGGAGGCACATCGTGCAGAACACGCTCGCCGTGCTGGGCGCGGCGCGACTGGTCGGGGCGGATATGGACAAGGTCGCGACCGCGCTCGGCAGCCTCGCGGCCGAAAGCGGCCGCGGCAAGAGGCATACGCTTCAGCATTCGGACGGCCCGTTCGCGCTGATAGACGAGAGCTATAATGCCAATCCCGCGTCGATGAAGGCGGCGATCGACCTTCTCGCCGCTACGCCGGTGTCGGGCAAGGGCAGGCGTGTCGCGGTGCTGGGCGATATGCTTGAACTCGGAGGCCATTCCGCCAAACTGCACGCCGCGCTTGCGGAACCCATTGCCGACGCCAGCATCGATCTGGTGCTCATGGGCGGGCCCGACATGAAGGCGCTCGCCGAAGCGCTGCCGGATGCGATCCCGAGCGAATACCGCGCCAGCGCAGAAGAACTCAGGCCGGTGGTGTTCGAGAATATCCGCGCGGGCGACGTAGTGATGGTAAAATCATCAAAGGGCATCGGCTTTGCCAAGCTGGTCGATGCGCTGATCAAACAATTTCCGGCTGACGCCGGACGCGCGACGCCAGGCTGA
- the murG gene encoding undecaprenyldiphospho-muramoylpentapeptide beta-N-acetylglucosaminyltransferase, with protein sequence MAKGTILLAAGGTGGHLFPAEALAHELIERGWRIDLATDERAERYAGHFPAAHIHPIASATFGSRNPLALARAFWTIWRGVRQASEVIRKIQPAVVVGFGGYPTLPPLYAATRRHVLTIIHEQNAVMGRANKALAARVDAIAGGFLSENAGGAGAKIAITGNPVRPAVTEAAKTPYAPSRPFEPFRLLVFGGSQGAQFFSEAVPPAIAALPASQRSRLKVTQQARAEDVARVRSAYHEIGVEADVLPFFTDMAARMAAAHLVISRSGASTVSEIAVIGRPALLVPYPHALDHDQAANAAALAGAGGAQVHPQSTLSAKALMSLIGGLMENPGKLASMAAAAKLAGRPDAARLLADLTEAIASGKAVAEFKKGARP encoded by the coding sequence ATGGCCAAGGGCACGATCCTTCTCGCCGCCGGTGGTACCGGCGGCCATCTGTTTCCGGCCGAGGCTCTGGCGCACGAACTGATCGAGCGCGGCTGGCGGATCGACCTGGCGACCGACGAGCGGGCGGAGCGCTACGCCGGGCATTTTCCGGCGGCGCACATTCATCCGATTGCCTCGGCCACGTTCGGCTCGCGCAATCCGCTGGCGCTGGCGCGCGCATTCTGGACCATCTGGCGCGGCGTCAGGCAAGCTTCCGAAGTCATCCGCAAAATCCAACCCGCAGTGGTGGTCGGCTTCGGCGGTTATCCGACGCTGCCGCCGCTCTATGCGGCGACCAGGCGGCACGTGCTCACTATAATCCACGAGCAGAATGCCGTGATGGGTCGCGCCAATAAGGCGCTCGCCGCCCGCGTCGATGCCATTGCCGGCGGTTTCCTGAGCGAAAATGCGGGCGGCGCCGGCGCCAAGATCGCAATCACCGGCAATCCGGTGCGGCCTGCAGTCACCGAGGCGGCGAAGACGCCTTACGCGCCTTCCCGTCCTTTCGAGCCTTTCAGACTGCTGGTTTTCGGCGGCAGCCAGGGCGCGCAGTTCTTTTCAGAGGCGGTGCCGCCGGCGATCGCAGCGCTTCCCGCAAGCCAGCGCAGCCGGCTGAAGGTGACGCAGCAGGCGCGAGCGGAAGACGTTGCGCGAGTTCGCTCAGCCTATCACGAGATCGGGGTGGAGGCCGACGTTCTGCCGTTCTTCACCGATATGGCGGCAAGGATGGCGGCGGCGCATCTCGTCATTTCCCGGTCCGGCGCATCGACGGTTTCGGAGATAGCAGTGATCGGCCGTCCGGCGCTGCTGGTACCTTATCCGCATGCGCTGGATCATGACCAGGCGGCCAATGCCGCGGCACTCGCGGGTGCCGGCGGCGCGCAGGTGCATCCGCAATCGACGCTGTCCGCAAAGGCTCTCATGTCGCTGATCGGCGGTCTGATGGAGAACCCGGGCAAGCTTGCTTCCATGGCCGCGGCCGCCAAGCTGGCGGGTAGACCGGACGCCGCCCGGTTGCTCGCCGACCTGACAGAGGCTATTGCGTCGGGCAAAGCGGTAGCCGAATTCAAAAAGGGAGCGCGGCCATGA
- the murD gene encoding UDP-N-acetylmuramoyl-L-alanine--D-glutamate ligase, whose amino-acid sequence MIPARSFSGKRVALFGLGGSGIATALALIEGGAEVLAWDDNPQSVAKANSHSIATGDLHSAEWQGFSSFVLSPGVPLTHPKPHWAVELARGAGVEVIGDIELFSRERSLQAPDAPFIAITGTNGKSTTTALTAHILKSAGRDAQMGGNIGRAVMTLDPLEPDRHYVVECSSYQIDLGPSINPTAGILLNLTPDHLDRHGTMQHYASIKERLVSGSDTAIIGVDDVFCAQIADRLERVGKDVVRISKRLPLTDGYFADGTDLMEAKDGRYSRIAFLEGIGSLRGQHNAQNALAAVAACVRVGLELGEIQSGLESFPGLAHRMEQVARKGHVLFVNDSKATNADAAAPALSSFPRIYWIAGGLAKEGGIEPLRSFFPRVAKAYLIGEAAPAFSATLGEAVPYEIAGTLAAAVEHAARDAALDDAGEAVVLLSPACASFDQFKNFEIRGEAFRQAVNAIEGVRPIGGLN is encoded by the coding sequence ATGATTCCAGCGCGGTCGTTCAGCGGAAAACGTGTTGCACTCTTCGGGCTTGGCGGTTCGGGGATCGCGACGGCGCTCGCCTTGATCGAGGGCGGTGCCGAGGTTCTGGCATGGGACGACAATCCCCAAAGCGTGGCAAAGGCCAATTCGCATTCGATCGCCACCGGCGATTTGCATTCCGCCGAATGGCAGGGCTTTTCTTCGTTCGTGCTGTCGCCCGGCGTTCCTCTGACGCATCCAAAGCCGCACTGGGCTGTGGAGCTGGCGCGCGGCGCAGGCGTCGAGGTGATCGGCGATATCGAGCTGTTTTCGCGCGAGAGGAGCCTCCAGGCACCCGACGCGCCCTTCATCGCCATCACCGGCACCAACGGCAAATCGACGACCACGGCGCTCACCGCGCACATTCTGAAGTCAGCCGGGCGCGACGCCCAGATGGGCGGCAATATCGGCCGCGCCGTGATGACGCTCGATCCGCTGGAGCCCGACCGGCACTATGTCGTCGAGTGCTCGTCCTACCAGATCGACCTTGGCCCTTCGATCAATCCGACGGCCGGCATATTGCTCAACCTGACGCCCGATCACCTCGACCGGCACGGCACGATGCAGCATTACGCCTCGATCAAGGAACGGCTGGTCTCGGGCAGCGATACCGCGATCATCGGCGTCGACGATGTCTTTTGCGCGCAGATCGCCGACCGGCTCGAACGGGTCGGGAAGGACGTCGTGCGGATTTCCAAGCGGCTGCCGCTGACCGACGGCTATTTCGCAGACGGCACCGATTTGATGGAAGCGAAAGACGGGCGCTACAGCCGCATCGCCTTCCTCGAAGGCATCGGCTCGCTGCGCGGTCAGCACAATGCGCAAAATGCGCTGGCCGCGGTCGCGGCGTGCGTGAGGGTCGGGCTCGAACTCGGCGAGATACAATCCGGCCTCGAAAGCTTTCCGGGGCTGGCGCACCGCATGGAGCAGGTCGCCCGCAAGGGCCATGTGCTTTTCGTCAACGATTCCAAAGCGACGAATGCTGACGCCGCGGCGCCGGCGCTGTCGAGCTTCCCGCGCATCTACTGGATCGCCGGCGGACTGGCGAAGGAGGGTGGCATCGAGCCGCTGCGCTCCTTCTTCCCGCGCGTCGCCAAGGCCTATCTGATCGGCGAGGCTGCGCCGGCGTTCTCCGCCACGCTCGGCGAGGCGGTGCCTTACGAAATTGCGGGCACGCTGGCGGCGGCCGTGGAGCACGCGGCGCGCGACGCGGCACTGGACGATGCCGGCGAGGCAGTGGTGCTCCTGTCGCCGGCCTGCGCCAGTTTCGACCAGTTCAAAAATTTCGAGATTCGCGGCGAAGCCTTCAGGCAAGCTGTGAATGCTATCGAGGGTGTCAGACCCATTGGAGGACTGAACTGA
- the murC gene encoding UDP-N-acetylmuramate--L-alanine ligase, which yields MKMPQTIGLVHFIGIGGIGMSGIAEVLHNLGYRVQGSDQAESANVQRLRDKGIECFVGHRAENLGDAEVVVVSTAIKKSNPELMAAREKLLPIVRRAEMLAELMRFRQAVAIGGTHGKTTTTSMVATLLDAGGLDPTVVNGGIINAYGTNARMGEGEWMVVEADESDGTFLKLPADIAVVTNIDPEHLDHYGTFDKVREAFRQFVENVPFYGFGVMCTDHPEVQALVSRIEDRRVITYGENAQADVRFARHRMDGAVSEFDVIIRNRKTGAEETIGGLRLPMPGRHNVANATAAIAVAHEIGLSAEAIKRGLSSFGGVKRRFTLTGSWNGVQIFDDYGHHPVEIKAVLRAARDATSGRVIAIAQPHRFTRLRDLFDDFSACFNDADTVMIAPVYAAGEDPIDGVTSDALVGRIRAGGHRDARYIEGAAAVAPIVLDIAKPGDFVVFLGAGNITQWAYALPKELGGEAT from the coding sequence ATGAAGATGCCTCAGACGATCGGCCTCGTCCATTTCATCGGAATTGGCGGCATCGGCATGAGCGGCATCGCCGAGGTGCTGCACAATCTCGGCTATCGCGTGCAGGGCTCCGACCAGGCCGAAAGCGCTAATGTGCAGCGGCTGCGCGACAAGGGCATAGAGTGCTTCGTCGGCCATCGCGCCGAAAATCTAGGCGACGCCGAAGTAGTGGTCGTTTCCACCGCGATCAAGAAATCCAATCCCGAACTGATGGCCGCGCGTGAGAAGCTGCTTCCGATCGTGCGGCGCGCCGAAATGCTGGCCGAACTGATGCGCTTCCGGCAGGCGGTGGCGATCGGCGGCACGCATGGCAAGACGACGACGACGTCGATGGTGGCGACGCTGCTCGATGCAGGCGGGCTCGACCCGACTGTCGTCAATGGCGGCATCATCAATGCCTACGGCACCAATGCTCGCATGGGCGAGGGCGAATGGATGGTGGTGGAAGCCGACGAGAGCGACGGCACCTTCCTCAAGCTGCCGGCCGACATCGCCGTGGTCACCAATATCGATCCCGAGCATCTGGATCATTACGGCACCTTCGACAAGGTGCGCGAGGCGTTCCGCCAGTTCGTCGAGAACGTCCCGTTCTACGGTTTTGGCGTGATGTGCACGGACCATCCGGAAGTGCAGGCGCTGGTTTCGCGCATCGAGGATCGCCGTGTCATCACCTATGGCGAGAATGCTCAGGCCGATGTGCGTTTCGCTCGTCATCGCATGGACGGCGCGGTCTCGGAGTTCGACGTCATCATCCGCAACCGCAAGACCGGCGCGGAGGAGACGATCGGCGGTCTGCGGCTGCCCATGCCCGGCCGCCACAATGTCGCCAACGCCACGGCGGCCATTGCGGTGGCGCATGAAATCGGCCTTTCGGCCGAAGCGATCAAGCGCGGCCTGTCGTCCTTCGGCGGCGTCAAGCGGCGCTTCACGCTGACCGGCTCATGGAACGGCGTGCAGATATTCGACGACTACGGCCACCATCCGGTCGAGATCAAGGCGGTGCTGAGGGCGGCGCGCGACGCCACCAGCGGCCGCGTCATTGCGATAGCGCAGCCGCATCGCTTCACCAGGCTGCGCGACCTGTTCGACGACTTCTCGGCCTGTTTCAACGATGCCGATACGGTGATGATCGCGCCGGTCTATGCGGCGGGCGAGGACCCAATCGACGGCGTCACCTCCGACGCGCTGGTTGGCCGCATCCGCGCTGGCGGACATCGCGACGCGCGCTACATAGAGGGCGCTGCGGCGGTTGCGCCTATCGTGCTGGATATAGCCAAGCCAGGCGATTTCGTGGTGTTCCTGGGCGCCGGCAACATCACCCAATGGGCCTACGCGCTGCCGAAGGAACTCGGCGGGGAAGCAACATGA